A stretch of DNA from Brevibacillus ruminantium:
GCAACCACTTCCGCTTCGGTGACGCCAGGCTTCAGTGACTTCACAACCGCGTCCAAAGCAGCTTCCACCAGCTTGACAGCGTGCTTCATGCGCTCTACTTCATCCGCTGATTTGATTAAACGCATTTCACGAAGCGGCTCCTCTACATCGACATAGCTTTCAGCAGCAATCTGCGCACTCATCGCTTCAAAGCGGTCAACTGTCATGTGACTTTTTTCCAGCCCCAGCGTTTTTAGTCCGGGTGGCAAGGCGTTCTTCAAGACATCATAAGGGTTGTCTGTATCAGTATGGGTCAGAATGTTTTTCATGGCAGACGCTTCGGCCGCAGCCGACCGGTCCAGTGCCGGAACGATCAGGGAAGGTTCTCCGGCAGCTGGGATTACCAGGCCCATGAACCGCTCGTGCGGCTCGGTCAAAAACCCTGTCAGGTAGTAAACGTGCTTTGGCAATGTAATCAAAGCAACGTCTATTCCTTCCTTTTGCATATAGGCAAGAATGCGCTGAATACGTTCTTGATACAAAGGGGGTCAACCGCCTTTCTTTGGGTATCATACTGCGAGGATACCATTTCCTCACCAAAAAAAGAAGCGAACGGACGAAAAAACTATGCGCAGTTTCGGACAGGATAAAACAGAGGTGAATCACGAATGAGCGAAACATCAATCGTTTCATCTGCTAAAGGCTCCAAGCTAGCGGTGCAGCTGTACGGCAACGGCCAGCCGCTTGTATGCATCCATGCGCCTGGCATCGGGATGATCAATTTCTCCCGTTTACACGAATTAGCCGAGCACTTTCAACTTATCCTCCCTGATCTTCCCGGCCACGGAGCGAGCGATCCGCTGCCCATCCCTTTTACGATGGCCGATCTTAGCGAGACGTTGGAGGAAACGATTCACGCTCTCGGACATGAGCGAGTGGTCGTGATGGGCTATTCCCAAGGGGCTTCTCTCGCCCTGAAATGGTGCCTGCGCCATCCGCATTCAATCGCGGGTCTTGTGCTGGTCAGCGGTTTTTCCGAGGTGAATGAGTGGTACCTGCACTCGCGCTTTTATTTGGCCGAGGCAATTGCCAGGATGGGTGGTGTGGGAGTATTGGCCCGCTCGACTGCCTCCTCACACCTGGACAAAGAGTCAGACAAAGAACGATGGATCACGCATGGCAGCCGGACGGACGCCAAGACCCTTCATCACCTGTATACGATCGGCCATCGCTACCGCTGCACAGAGCGCTTGCATGAGATCAAGCAGCCCGTGCTGCTCTTGTATGGCCAGCAGGACACGCACATGCATCCGTACGGCAAGCTTATGGGAAAACACTTACCGCAAGCCCGAATGGTTTCCGTTCCTGGAGTAAAGCACCAGATCGTGACTCGCGCTGCAGAGCCTTTGAGTCGACTTTGCATAGAATTTATCGGTTCTATCCCTGTCTCTTCGGTCTGATCGTGCTTGGAGTTGACCAGCACAGACAACGTGCTGTGTACTCCCGGTTTTTACGAAAGCAAAAGAGCCGCTTCCCATTCCGGCGGCTCAGCACGCAACAGGCTGAGAAGCACAAGAGCGGTACCGGCCGCGCCATCGAGAAGTCCAGGGTAATGAAGCCGTCTGTCACCGGATGCAAGCCGCTGTACCTCGTAGTAACCGAAAGGCGCTTCTGACGAAAACATGGTGATGACCTGTTCCGCGAGCCTGTCCCGTTCCGCTCTCAGCTCCCCGCTTTCGGCGTACATGCGCTGGGTCATCAGCAGCAAACCGGCATACCCGTGACAGATCGTCGGAGCGTAAAGATTCCACAATTCCTGCGGACGCCGAAACGTTCCCCGGTATGCCTTTAGTGCTGCCTGCTTCCAGTCTGCTTGCCCGAGCGATTCTCCCGCCAACCAGAGCGCACGGGCGACTCCCGGCGTTCCGTAGCACCACGCCTCCCGATGCACGAAGGGGTCTACTTTTCCCATTTCCCAATTCTCCAGGCTAAGCTGTGGAGCCCAGAGATCCCCGTACGCATCCGTCTGCTTCCATGCCAGCAGCCATTCTGCGATGCGCTGTATCGCCTCCCGCTGACCTTCTATCTCCACACCATGCTGCAAAGCGAGTGACAGCAAAGAGAGCACCCCTGGTATTCCGTGGGAGACACCACAGTTGAAATTTCCTTGGGGGAATCTCTCCGCATCTGCGATCGTCGCCTGCTTCTCTTTTGAGATGTGCCATGCCGGAACGCTCTTCCCTGCCACTTTTCTTTCGCCAGCGAGAGCCACCAGATAAGCGATCACATCATACAGGAGCTTCACCAGCTCGGGCTGGTCCTGCCGAAGCAGCAAGTAACGCCCAATCCCCGCTACGCCGTTGATCACGTCATAGTCGCTCATCGCCGGACGATCCTGGAGCCGCGCTTTCGCCCCTGCGAGGTACTCGGGGAGTCGTTTTCCCAGCTGCTCCTCCAATTTTTGCAGAAAAACCTGGTAACGGGTGCCTTGACGCGACAGCAGATGAACAGCAAAGCAGATGCCTGAAAGACCTGTCCACAGACCAAGTCCGTGGATGCCTGTACGCTGCACTTCCTGTTGGACTGCTGTCAACAGTGTGTGTCCTTTTACATCCCAGCCGTAGTTCGGATCGTTTTTGTCCAACTCGGCATACAGCAGACTGATCCCCGTATAACCGCTTGCCAGCGACGCAGGATGAAACAAGGCATGCTGTGCACCCATGCTTTCAAACCGGTTTTCTGCGTTTTCGGCGATCTTGGCCGTGTACGCAGCATCCTGCAGCCGAGCAGCTATCTCAAATACTTGCTTTTCGATCATCTCCCGCATCTGCGGAGACGAGACCGGCTTCCATTGGGACTTTGTTTGTTTCACCTGCATGGGGGAACCTCCTTTCTTATGGCGCTCAAACCCGGTTTGCGCGCGCATGTCTGAGTCCGTACAGGGTGTGTCTGGCCAGGGCCATGACTTTTCGTTCACTCTCCCGGTCGGTGCCAAACAGGCGGTTTACGTTCATATGGATCACACTGGCCAAAATGTTGTCCGGCGTGTTGTGCAGTTCGTCGTTTTTGTAAGCCTCGCGAATTTTTGCCGCAAAACGGGAGAGAGCCGGCTTCCTTTGCTGAAGCAGCGGGAGGAGCTGTCGACCGTCGGGATGCGAAGCGAGTCCGGCCCACTCACCATCTGCATTTCCAAGCGTCAAATACAGTCGCCTGGCTTCCCGAAATTCCTGTTGGTACGCTTTCTTTTCATAACGCCGCTCAAACCAGTCCAATTGCTGCTCAAATGACATGCCAAATTGCTCCGCGATATCCAGTACGCTTATGACTCCGAGCAAGCTAAAAGCAATCCCGAGATTTCCGCCGCGTTTCAAGGCCAGCATTCCGCTGACTGCACGGCTGTCCGCTGCGAAGACGTCTTCCGCCAGCGCGATCAGAGCAGGTCCGCCATATCGCTCAATTTCCGGCTCATACGTGTCGATGACCAGTCTGGTCAGCATTCCCGCCTGCTGCAAGCCTCGTGCCCAAGCATGAAGCTCTGGCAACAGTTCGCTCGTCAGCCGCGAAGGCTCCCCGCGAAATCGCAATCGAACATGTGTCTCCGGGTCCTTATACCGCATAAAAAAGCAAGCGTCTGCCAGTCCTTTTCTCTCCATCTCCGCGCAAAACTGCCGCATCGGAAAACCGATACACTCCTCTTCCCGGCTTTTACAGCCATACAGCTTGGCATAGAGCCACTGTCCTCCCGGCAAATGGTAACGGGCGGGGCCCTCAAGTATCCGGCTTGCCACAGTGCTTGGCAGTTTCTCCGTCACCGGCTGCCGCTGCCCTCTTTTCACCAGTGGGATGGCTACCTCCAGCCAGACCGGCCCGTCCGGGGTTTGCGCCAGATGCTCTCCATCCAGGATCGGGGTCTCAGTCAATACGAGCGATTCGCTTGGTTTCATTTGTTCAAACTCGCGGTGCAGCATCTCTACATGCAGCGGATGCATGAGATCAAGTAAAATCCGGTTGTCCCCTTCGGTGAGAAACACCTGCTGAGGAAGCTTCCACTTCTCCCGCCATTCTTTTACAGCATCCATCCAGGCTTCCTTTGACATCCGCTCGGAAAAAGGAGCCGTATGCTTGTAAATTCGCCATCTCGCCAACGACAGGATCGACTTCCCATAGCGTATTCGCGGTACATGCGGGGACTGTTCCAAGCCTCCCCATGAAAAGCTCCCCCAATTGCCCTGCCGTTCCTGAGCGATTTCCCGTAAAAAGCGATAGACGGGCGGAGTGTTCCTGAGGGTGAGCATATGTCCTGTCGTCGGGATAATCTCTTTTCCCAGCGACGCTGACCTTATGTACAGGGAGTCCAAGGTGGCGCCGACGAACAGATCGGATAACGGCAACGCTTTTTCTTCCGCTTGCTCTCCCGGATTGGTCCCGAGAACGATCTCATATGGGCGAATGTTTGGAGACAGCGTAACATTCGATAATCGATCATGCGCAGGCAGATACGAGATTTCCGCATGGACCGCATCCGGGTCGAGAGCCTGTTCAGCGGCATGGACTTCACGTAATTGCTCCAAAAACGACTCTCCGAACAGATCGGCGAAACGGCCAAACGTCTTTCCAGCTCCATTGGAACCCGGATTTGCTCCGACAATCAGGCGAAAGTCTCCTCGGCCAAGCTCATCTCTGTTCTTCGCTGAAAGAGTCGCGTACAGCTCGAGAGATTTTGGAGCCTTCCCTTCATCCCAACCACCTGGAGCCATTGCTTCCAAGTGCTCATCCGTCAATTCGACTTCCTGTTTTCCTTCCATTTGTGCGGACAGAAGCAGTTCCAGCAAAAGGGAGCTCCGTTTGGTGGTTTTTCCCCTTGCCGATTTGTTTTCTGCCCTGAGCTCATACTCTTCCAAACTGCCTAATCCAAGGTCCTCGTCCAATAGCAGCAGCAAGGGGACTTCCCCGTGGATTCCGTACCTCTCGATAAAATCAGTATGCAGCTCCTGAAGAAACGACGAGCGGTCTGCATTTGCCGACAGGCGGCAAAGGGCCTGAGCAGCACGGGCAGCCTCCTGCGCCACTTCTGCCGGCAGCTCTACCTGCTCTGCTGACAGCTGCAAGTCAACCTGCAAAGGATGATCTGTTTGGATGATTGACCTCATCTTGCTGGACAGTCCCCGATATCTCTCGGTCCCTTCCCCCAGCCGAAGCTGATCATAGTCAGCGATCAGAGTCGCGATATCCTTCAGTTCCTTTTTCAACTCGTCTATTCCCTGGACAGGCTGCAGACGCTCCAGCACGTACGCAAATGGACTGGGATGGGACAAAGGCGGTCTCAGCTCGCTGATCAGGTATTCTTGCCGAAAGAGCTGCCACAAAAAATGGCGAATTTTCTCGGGAGGTGTTTCAGGATGATCGGCCTCTACTTTTTTTCGCAAATCGAGATAGGGAATCATCTCTTTTGCTTCATGCAGCACCATCTGAACGACCGGAGAAGCTTGAATGGACGAGCTCAAGCTTTTCTTCCGTCCCCCTCCCTCCTGTGGTCCAGTATTGATCAGATACGACAGCTTGGCTCGTGAACCTGTCAGGTACACAATCGAATTCGTACGCACCTGTAGCTGCTCAACCACATCAGGCATACTCTCCAGTGTGCGGATGAGTTCCATCAGCCATTCCATGTCAGGCCGCGTGCGCTTCTTGTGATCGGTAAAAGAGTGAAGCGCGATCCGGCCTCGACTTTCTTCTCCCCACTTTCCGCAAGCTACGCCGGAGCACAGCCCAAATGGGGTCGGACGGGTGATCATGCGGATCACGTAACGCATAAAGCTGCGGACAGTCTGGTCCCGCTTCCGAGACTCTCCCGTATGCGCAAGGCTGTGTAAGGCTTCAAATAAGGTTGGCGAGGCAACTGCAATCGCTTCTCGTACCACCGGATGGCGAGATAGTGTCTCAAGCTTGGCGATGGCCGCCGCGTACTGAGCTTCAGAAGCGTCATCGCTTGCAGAAAAAAGATGTCCATACCATTCGGCGGGCAACAACGGCGTCCGCAGCATGAAGAACGGGAGCGGCCTGTAAACGGATAAGGATTCGTGGTTCTTCGTCACGTCTTCCATTACAGCTGGATGTTGGAGAAATCTACTCATCGTATCCCCCTGTCCACAAATTTTTCCAAAAAATACTTTTTCTATTGATTTTTGAATAGTCTAAATAGTATGATATGTATGCAGTGTAATTATATGGTAGAGAGGATGAAAATTCAATGAGCAAAGACATGTTTGACCTGGATCTGCAAGTAGCAGAAGTAAACTGTTCTTCTTCCAGCGAGGAGGCAGCGACGTTTACCTGCCATACCTACAACTGCAATTCCTACACCGATTGCATCCTCTGCAGCTGATTCTTCCGCCGAACCATCGCTTATCCATCTTGTGTGTCAGCATCTACGATAGGAAAAACCCCGAATCAAGTCTTCTTGATTTCGGGGTTTTCTGCTCTTCTCAATTTTTCATCCGTGGATCGAGTGCATCGCGGAGTCCGTCACCGATCAAGTTAAAGCCAAGAACAGTCAGCATGATGGACAAGCCTGGGAAAAAGACTGTCCACGGCGCTTTTTGAATATACTGGCGAGAGTCGGAGAGCATCAACCCCCACTCCGGCTGTGGCGGCTGAGCCCCCAAACCGAGAAAGCCCAGGGCTGCCGCTTCAATGATGGCTGTCGCTATCCCAAGCGTCCCCGTCACGATGATCGGAGCCAGACTGTTAGGAAGAATATGCTGCATGATGATATGCGAATGCTTTGACCCGATCGCCCTGGCAGCCATTACGTATTCTTCTTCCTTCAGACTCAGCACTCGTGATCGAACAAGTCGGCCGTAAGTGGGCACATTCACGATGGCAATCGCAAGCAAAGCATTTTCAAGTGAAGGTCCGAGGATTGCTACAATTGCGATGGCCAGCAGGATGCTGGGAAACGCCAGCATAATGTCAAACAGCCGGGAGATGAGCGTGTCGACCCATCGGCCGAAATAGCCTGCCAACAGTCCAAGGAAGGTCCCTGCCACCACGGAACCGATCACGGCAAGCAGCCCTACCCTAAGAGAAATCTGTGCGCCGTAAATCACGCGGGTAAAGACGTCTCGACCGTTGTAGTCCGTGCCAAACCAGTGCTCAGCAGAGGGAGGCAAATTTTTATCGACCAGTTCTCCTTTGTCGTAATCGTACGGGGTGATAAACGGAGCCAGGATCGCGAGCAAGACGAAGAAGAGAATGATGCAGAATCCGAGAATTGCCATCTTGTTTTTGAGCAGGATCCTCCAAGCATCGCGCCACGGAGAGGAGAGCGGCTCATTTATCTGCTTGACTAGTACCGGTTGCACATGGGTTTCTGCCATCTAAACAGCCTCCTCAGCGATATTTGATACGCGGATCGACGTAAGCATACAGGAGGTCGACCACCAGGTTTATCAAGACAAAAATCGTTGCGATAACCAAAATCCCCGATTGAATGACGGGATAATCCCGGTTTCCGATCGCCGTATAGATGTATCTCCCCACACCCGGCCACCCGAATATCGTTTCAGTTAAAACTGCACCACCGATCAGGAGACCTACTTGTACCCCTACAATCGTCAGCACGGGGATCAGCGCGTTTTTCAAGGCGTGCTTGTACACGACAAAGAACTGCCCCAACCCTTTTGCCCTTGCAGTCCGGATATAATCGGACCGCATGACCTCAAGCATACTGGAACGAGTAATCCGGGCAATAATCGCCATCGGAATCGTTCCGAGTGCTACTCCTGGAAGAATCAAGTGTTCAACGACATCTCGAAAATGATCCCAACGACCGGCAAGAATCGTATCAATTATATAAAAATGCGTAATCTCAACTACTGGATCACGCGGATTGTCACGTCCAATAGAAGGCAGCCACTTTAATTCCTGAGCGAATACCCATTGTTCCATCAAGCCTAGCCAAAATACCGGCATAGAGACCCCAATCAAAGCGATCAACATACAGATATAGTCAAACCACGAGTTTTGCTTCCAGGCAGAAATGATTCCTGCATTCACTCCGATAAAGACTGCGAACAGCATGCTTACCAAAGTCAGCTCAATCGTCGCCGCCAAATATGGTCCCATCTCAACTGTAATCGGTGCTTTGGAGTGCAAGGAGACTCCCAAATCCCCTTTTAGAAGATTTCCCAAGTAATGAAAGTATTGCGTATACCAAGGGTTGTTCAGCCCAAGCTGTTCCCGCAATTCTGCAAGTGCCTGCGGGCTTGCCTTTTCTCCCAAAATCGTCAGTGCCGGATCCCCCGGGATGGCGTGAATAATAGCAAATACAATTAGCGACATTCCTAGTAACACTGGAATCAGCATGAACAATCTTCTAGCGGTGTAGGCCAGCAATGCCATCTCCTCGCTTTCCTAGCGTCGTCCATCGTTGAACATAAAAGAGAAGGGCAAGAAGAAAGGGTTCTTCTTACCCTTGCCACACTTAC
This window harbors:
- a CDS encoding alpha/beta fold hydrolase gives rise to the protein MSETSIVSSAKGSKLAVQLYGNGQPLVCIHAPGIGMINFSRLHELAEHFQLILPDLPGHGASDPLPIPFTMADLSETLEETIHALGHERVVVMGYSQGASLALKWCLRHPHSIAGLVLVSGFSEVNEWYLHSRFYLAEAIARMGGVGVLARSTASSHLDKESDKERWITHGSRTDAKTLHHLYTIGHRYRCTERLHEIKQPVLLLYGQQDTHMHPYGKLMGKHLPQARMVSVPGVKHQIVTRAAEPLSRLCIEFIGSIPVSSV
- a CDS encoding lanthionine synthetase C family protein codes for the protein MQVKQTKSQWKPVSSPQMREMIEKQVFEIAARLQDAAYTAKIAENAENRFESMGAQHALFHPASLASGYTGISLLYAELDKNDPNYGWDVKGHTLLTAVQQEVQRTGIHGLGLWTGLSGICFAVHLLSRQGTRYQVFLQKLEEQLGKRLPEYLAGAKARLQDRPAMSDYDVINGVAGIGRYLLLRQDQPELVKLLYDVIAYLVALAGERKVAGKSVPAWHISKEKQATIADAERFPQGNFNCGVSHGIPGVLSLLSLALQHGVEIEGQREAIQRIAEWLLAWKQTDAYGDLWAPQLSLENWEMGKVDPFVHREAWCYGTPGVARALWLAGESLGQADWKQAALKAYRGTFRRPQELWNLYAPTICHGYAGLLLMTQRMYAESGELRAERDRLAEQVITMFSSEAPFGYYEVQRLASGDRRLHYPGLLDGAAGTALVLLSLLRAEPPEWEAALLLS
- a CDS encoding lantibiotic dehydratase, translating into MSRFLQHPAVMEDVTKNHESLSVYRPLPFFMLRTPLLPAEWYGHLFSASDDASEAQYAAAIAKLETLSRHPVVREAIAVASPTLFEALHSLAHTGESRKRDQTVRSFMRYVIRMITRPTPFGLCSGVACGKWGEESRGRIALHSFTDHKKRTRPDMEWLMELIRTLESMPDVVEQLQVRTNSIVYLTGSRAKLSYLINTGPQEGGGRKKSLSSSIQASPVVQMVLHEAKEMIPYLDLRKKVEADHPETPPEKIRHFLWQLFRQEYLISELRPPLSHPSPFAYVLERLQPVQGIDELKKELKDIATLIADYDQLRLGEGTERYRGLSSKMRSIIQTDHPLQVDLQLSAEQVELPAEVAQEAARAAQALCRLSANADRSSFLQELHTDFIERYGIHGEVPLLLLLDEDLGLGSLEEYELRAENKSARGKTTKRSSLLLELLLSAQMEGKQEVELTDEHLEAMAPGGWDEGKAPKSLELYATLSAKNRDELGRGDFRLIVGANPGSNGAGKTFGRFADLFGESFLEQLREVHAAEQALDPDAVHAEISYLPAHDRLSNVTLSPNIRPYEIVLGTNPGEQAEEKALPLSDLFVGATLDSLYIRSASLGKEIIPTTGHMLTLRNTPPVYRFLREIAQERQGNWGSFSWGGLEQSPHVPRIRYGKSILSLARWRIYKHTAPFSERMSKEAWMDAVKEWREKWKLPQQVFLTEGDNRILLDLMHPLHVEMLHREFEQMKPSESLVLTETPILDGEHLAQTPDGPVWLEVAIPLVKRGQRQPVTEKLPSTVASRILEGPARYHLPGGQWLYAKLYGCKSREEECIGFPMRQFCAEMERKGLADACFFMRYKDPETHVRLRFRGEPSRLTSELLPELHAWARGLQQAGMLTRLVIDTYEPEIERYGGPALIALAEDVFAADSRAVSGMLALKRGGNLGIAFSLLGVISVLDIAEQFGMSFEQQLDWFERRYEKKAYQQEFREARRLYLTLGNADGEWAGLASHPDGRQLLPLLQQRKPALSRFAAKIREAYKNDELHNTPDNILASVIHMNVNRLFGTDRESERKVMALARHTLYGLRHARANRV
- a CDS encoding FDLD family class I lanthipeptide, producing MSKDMFDLDLQVAEVNCSSSSEEAATFTCHTYNCNSYTDCILCS
- the nikC gene encoding nickel transporter permease, yielding MAETHVQPVLVKQINEPLSSPWRDAWRILLKNKMAILGFCIILFFVLLAILAPFITPYDYDKGELVDKNLPPSAEHWFGTDYNGRDVFTRVIYGAQISLRVGLLAVIGSVVAGTFLGLLAGYFGRWVDTLISRLFDIMLAFPSILLAIAIVAILGPSLENALLAIAIVNVPTYGRLVRSRVLSLKEEEYVMAARAIGSKHSHIIMQHILPNSLAPIIVTGTLGIATAIIEAAALGFLGLGAQPPQPEWGLMLSDSRQYIQKAPWTVFFPGLSIMLTVLGFNLIGDGLRDALDPRMKN
- a CDS encoding ABC transporter permease, which codes for MALLAYTARRLFMLIPVLLGMSLIVFAIIHAIPGDPALTILGEKASPQALAELREQLGLNNPWYTQYFHYLGNLLKGDLGVSLHSKAPITVEMGPYLAATIELTLVSMLFAVFIGVNAGIISAWKQNSWFDYICMLIALIGVSMPVFWLGLMEQWVFAQELKWLPSIGRDNPRDPVVEITHFYIIDTILAGRWDHFRDVVEHLILPGVALGTIPMAIIARITRSSMLEVMRSDYIRTARAKGLGQFFVVYKHALKNALIPVLTIVGVQVGLLIGGAVLTETIFGWPGVGRYIYTAIGNRDYPVIQSGILVIATIFVLINLVVDLLYAYVDPRIKYR